From one Nonomuraea polychroma genomic stretch:
- a CDS encoding DNRLRE domain-containing protein — protein MALGRTPVGRFQPALRRIAAVLSVVMVATIVDSWQAHAQPAPTPQHTPQPTAATPNPPAARSAADEASARLTARLTKQRVEIEAARTETSSTYANPDGSLTVETFTGPIRYRDGNTWKPVDISLTAMTDGTVAARSHRRGLRIGGAGTARGSRTHTDLITLGTGEEHISLQWPGRLPQPQVAGETVTYPAVLPGADLVVTATRTGAEQFLVLKDRPTAPLSYRLRLQAPGLEARRTDEGGIELVDKKNKTVATVPAPTMWDAQTHPQSGEHTRRGKVDMKIDGKDLVVTPDAAFLADPATTYPVTVDPAVNLGQAFDTFVQEGYGTDQSGATELKIGNNGSGQRARSFITWKTPGIAGKKILSATLNLWNFHSWSCNARTWEVWSANRASTSSRWPGPALSTRYATSTQTKGYGSGCADGWVSANITSLAQYWADNGWPESGMGLKAADESDPYGWKRFNSGNAASNVPYIAVTYNSYPSTPVSTWTSPNSNYTVGTTTTHWVNTTTPQLRAHVGDPDGGNVRGLFDVYDGSTLLIDNVYGAYVASGGFSSTANLAAGKLADGKTYTVRAWGNDGSLTSKAYQSYTFVVDTTKPAAPAVASTSHPADGGWYADAGKAATFTVTPAGPDTGWIAYKLDDGAVTTVATTGAATTVTVTPATPGPHTLAAYTIDKAGNVSPTTSHEFNVGAGTLSSPADGERTARRAELGATGRGEFDRVRFQWRRAETDAWADIPTANVVGANGQPIASWPVTATVSGGSARVSGLTWNVVDQLGGDAAVQVRAVFTNASGGSATTPAEDLVADRQASGAATEQAGPGTVNLLTGDFRLEATEASLFGLSISRTASSRDPKLGSRVTGQTSPFGPEWSAGGVSEVAESEYASLRETSASSVELTLVDGTPIQFTKTSSGWKPEEGAEELTLTGAYTLKDADGVVTTFSKPSGATVHLPASTTPPGDNNVTRYVYETVSGATRLKAIIAPTSAVADLGTDCALPAPKPGCRVLELVYATATAGGDYAGRVSKILFHDSQTPVAVAQYAYDTSGRLIEAWDPRISPPLKTVYGYDAAGRVTSLTPPGEKPWTFVYGKAGDPSDPNDGRLLAVSRPALTPGTIDQVQGESRTSIVYDVPLDKASGGPADLRPQHTATWGQSDNPTDATAVFPADQVPASHTGAQSSWTRASVTYLDASGREVNELSPGGHLSTTEHDKFGNTVRSLTAGNRELALGASARLAELGISGLGTAERAELLSTRSLFSEDGQRELEEYGPLHLVTVQGTVVAARSHTVNTYDEGRPADAPTKDLVTKVAVGAKVLGKESEPDADVRVTTTEYDWQLGKATKTVKDAGGLALATTTAYDAEGRPIRSTLPKSNDAATLVTTYYTASGAAPCGGKPEWAGLVCRTAPAGAIVGGGSNPTEMPVKATTYNRFGDPATVAETANGVTRTTHVTYDAGGRPLTSWISGGLGQALPASNVYYSPDTGKVLEKQRIDAAGTVIERLVTAYDRLGRTISYTDADGGVTTTAYDLLDRRVKVTDTAPSTTTYTYDHAKEPRGLPVSLTDSVAGTFTASYDADGELAGGGFPGGVHLAVVEDEIGADVGRVFTKDGVEGPILDERVLESVHGQWITHARSDSGADREYGYDKAGRLTSVKESVGDRCTLRRYSVDDNSNRTRLAVQAADLSCPAADDAAATITSYVYDSGDRLVGDGIAYDALGRTTSLPGGRVLEYHVNDLVHRQKVGSSTMTWALDAADRIRSFTTDTGSGPATTVNHYGSDSDSPDWVKEATGEITRNVSGLDGDLAAVTSASGAVRLQLTTLHGDVGTELELGTGVATVVDADEYGVSRSSARRYGWLGGKQRSAETLDGVMLMGVRLYDPALGRFLQLDPVEGGSANAYEYCMADPVNCTDLDGKWAFLVRLGVQACIRWCARGGRAAWGAARKYGPKAWRWGSRWGRRAYRGAYRVAHYGRVWTSRGGYIGGASGLGYCGYRRAWRSCPRYFAYGAGWGAFGGASYGTSYGLYRGARYGYRVYKRWRRIFR, from the coding sequence GTGGCGTTAGGTCGTACCCCCGTGGGCCGCTTCCAACCGGCCCTCCGGCGGATCGCGGCAGTCCTGTCAGTGGTCATGGTGGCCACCATCGTGGACAGCTGGCAGGCACACGCGCAACCCGCTCCCACCCCCCAACACACCCCGCAACCGACCGCCGCGACACCGAATCCCCCGGCCGCGCGCAGCGCAGCGGACGAGGCTTCGGCCAGGCTGACGGCGCGGCTCACCAAGCAGCGCGTCGAGATCGAGGCAGCGCGTACGGAGACGTCGTCGACCTACGCGAACCCTGACGGCAGCCTCACCGTGGAAACGTTTACCGGTCCGATCAGATACCGCGACGGCAACACCTGGAAGCCGGTCGACATCTCCCTGACGGCCATGACGGACGGCACGGTCGCCGCCCGGTCCCACCGCCGTGGCCTGCGGATCGGCGGCGCCGGCACAGCGCGCGGCTCCCGTACCCACACCGATCTGATCACCCTTGGCACGGGCGAGGAGCACATCTCGCTGCAGTGGCCTGGCCGGCTCCCGCAGCCCCAGGTGGCCGGGGAGACCGTCACCTATCCGGCCGTGCTGCCCGGTGCCGACCTGGTGGTCACCGCGACCCGCACGGGAGCCGAGCAGTTCCTCGTGCTCAAGGATCGCCCCACGGCCCCCCTGTCCTACCGCCTCAGACTCCAGGCGCCGGGACTCGAAGCCCGGCGGACCGACGAGGGAGGCATCGAGCTCGTCGACAAGAAGAACAAGACCGTGGCCACCGTGCCCGCCCCCACGATGTGGGACGCGCAGACGCACCCGCAGTCAGGGGAGCACACGCGCCGCGGCAAGGTGGACATGAAAATCGACGGCAAGGACCTCGTCGTCACCCCCGACGCCGCCTTCCTCGCCGACCCCGCCACCACCTACCCCGTGACGGTCGACCCGGCGGTCAACCTCGGCCAGGCCTTCGACACCTTCGTGCAGGAGGGCTACGGCACCGACCAGTCCGGCGCCACCGAGCTCAAGATCGGCAACAACGGCAGCGGACAGCGGGCCCGCTCCTTCATCACCTGGAAGACCCCCGGCATCGCCGGCAAGAAGATCCTGTCGGCCACGCTGAACCTGTGGAACTTCCACTCCTGGTCGTGCAACGCCAGGACCTGGGAGGTCTGGTCGGCCAACCGGGCTTCGACCTCTTCCAGGTGGCCGGGCCCGGCCCTGAGCACCCGCTACGCCACCTCGACCCAGACCAAGGGGTACGGATCCGGCTGCGCCGACGGCTGGGTGAGCGCGAACATCACCTCCCTCGCGCAGTACTGGGCGGACAACGGCTGGCCGGAGTCGGGCATGGGGCTGAAGGCCGCCGACGAGTCCGACCCGTACGGCTGGAAGAGGTTCAACTCCGGCAACGCCGCCTCGAACGTGCCGTACATCGCGGTGACCTACAACTCCTACCCGTCCACCCCGGTGTCCACCTGGACGTCGCCGAACAGCAACTACACCGTCGGCACCACCACGACGCACTGGGTGAACACCACGACCCCGCAGCTCCGCGCGCACGTGGGCGACCCCGACGGCGGCAACGTGCGCGGCCTGTTCGACGTGTACGACGGAAGCACACTGCTGATCGACAACGTCTACGGAGCGTACGTCGCCAGCGGCGGCTTCTCCTCGACGGCGAACCTGGCGGCGGGCAAGCTGGCCGACGGCAAGACCTACACGGTCAGGGCCTGGGGTAACGACGGCTCCCTGACCTCCAAGGCCTACCAGAGCTACACCTTCGTCGTCGACACCACCAAACCCGCCGCTCCAGCCGTCGCGAGCACCTCGCACCCGGCCGACGGCGGCTGGTACGCCGACGCGGGCAAGGCCGCCACGTTCACCGTCACGCCCGCCGGCCCGGACACCGGCTGGATCGCCTACAAGCTGGACGACGGAGCCGTCACCACGGTGGCCACCACCGGCGCGGCCACGACGGTGACCGTCACCCCGGCCACGCCGGGCCCGCACACCTTGGCCGCCTACACCATCGACAAGGCAGGCAACGTCTCTCCCACCACGAGCCACGAGTTCAACGTGGGCGCGGGCACGCTCTCCTCGCCGGCCGACGGAGAGCGCACCGCCCGGCGCGCGGAGCTGGGCGCGACCGGACGCGGCGAGTTCGACCGGGTGAGGTTCCAGTGGCGCAGGGCCGAGACCGACGCCTGGGCCGACATCCCCACGGCCAACGTCGTCGGGGCGAACGGCCAGCCCATCGCCTCCTGGCCGGTGACCGCGACGGTCTCCGGCGGTTCCGCTCGCGTGTCCGGCCTCACCTGGAACGTCGTCGACCAGCTCGGCGGCGACGCCGCCGTACAGGTGCGCGCGGTGTTCACCAATGCCTCCGGCGGCTCGGCCACGACTCCCGCGGAGGACCTGGTCGCCGACCGGCAGGCCTCCGGCGCCGCGACCGAGCAGGCCGGCCCCGGCACGGTGAACCTGCTGACCGGCGACTTCCGCCTGGAAGCCACGGAGGCCTCGTTGTTCGGCCTGTCGATCTCCAGGACCGCGTCCTCACGCGATCCGAAACTCGGCTCGCGCGTCACCGGCCAGACCTCGCCGTTCGGCCCCGAGTGGTCGGCGGGCGGCGTCTCGGAGGTGGCCGAGTCCGAGTACGCCTCGCTACGGGAGACCTCGGCCAGCTCCGTCGAGCTGACCTTGGTGGACGGCACGCCCATCCAGTTCACCAAGACGAGCTCCGGCTGGAAGCCGGAGGAGGGCGCCGAGGAGCTGACCCTGACGGGCGCCTACACGCTCAAGGACGCCGACGGCGTCGTCACCACTTTCAGCAAGCCGTCAGGCGCCACCGTGCACCTGCCGGCGAGCACGACTCCGCCGGGCGACAACAACGTCACCCGGTACGTCTACGAGACCGTGTCAGGCGCCACCCGGCTCAAGGCGATCATCGCCCCGACCTCCGCGGTGGCCGACCTCGGCACTGACTGCGCGCTGCCGGCTCCCAAGCCCGGCTGCCGGGTGCTGGAGCTGGTCTACGCCACCGCCACGGCCGGGGGCGACTACGCGGGCCGCGTCAGCAAGATCCTGTTCCACGACTCCCAGACGCCGGTGGCCGTCGCGCAGTACGCCTACGACACCTCCGGACGCCTGATCGAGGCGTGGGACCCCAGGATCTCGCCGCCGCTCAAGACGGTCTACGGCTACGACGCCGCCGGCCGCGTCACATCGCTCACCCCGCCGGGCGAGAAGCCCTGGACGTTCGTGTACGGCAAGGCGGGCGACCCGTCCGACCCCAACGACGGGCGCCTGCTCGCGGTCTCCCGGCCGGCGCTGACGCCGGGCACGATCGACCAGGTCCAGGGCGAGTCCCGCACCTCGATCGTCTACGACGTCCCTCTGGACAAGGCCTCGGGCGGCCCCGCCGACCTTCGCCCGCAGCACACCGCCACCTGGGGGCAGAGCGACAACCCGACCGACGCCACCGCCGTGTTCCCCGCCGACCAGGTGCCGGCCTCGCACACCGGGGCACAGTCGTCGTGGACGCGGGCGTCGGTGACCTACCTCGACGCCAGCGGGCGCGAGGTGAACGAGCTGAGCCCGGGCGGTCACCTGTCGACGACCGAACACGACAAGTTCGGCAACACCGTGCGATCCCTCACCGCGGGCAACCGCGAGCTGGCGCTCGGCGCCTCGGCGCGGCTGGCCGAACTCGGCATCTCCGGGCTCGGCACGGCGGAGCGCGCCGAGCTGCTGTCGACGCGATCGCTCTTCAGCGAGGACGGGCAGCGCGAGCTGGAGGAGTACGGTCCGCTCCACCTCGTGACCGTGCAGGGCACGGTGGTGGCCGCCAGGTCGCACACCGTCAACACCTACGACGAGGGCAGACCCGCGGACGCTCCCACCAAGGACCTGGTCACCAAGGTCGCCGTAGGCGCCAAGGTGCTGGGCAAGGAGAGCGAACCGGACGCCGACGTCAGGGTCACCACGACCGAGTACGACTGGCAACTCGGCAAGGCGACCAAGACGGTCAAGGACGCGGGCGGCCTGGCCCTCGCCACCACCACCGCCTACGACGCCGAAGGCCGGCCGATCCGGTCCACGCTGCCGAAGTCGAACGACGCGGCCACCCTCGTCACCACCTACTACACCGCCTCCGGCGCGGCGCCATGCGGCGGCAAGCCGGAATGGGCCGGGCTGGTCTGCCGTACGGCACCCGCGGGCGCCATCGTCGGCGGCGGGTCCAACCCGACCGAGATGCCGGTCAAGGCGACCACCTACAACCGGTTCGGCGACCCCGCCACGGTGGCCGAGACGGCCAACGGCGTGACCCGCACCACTCACGTCACCTACGACGCGGGCGGCCGGCCGCTCACCAGCTGGATCTCCGGGGGGCTGGGCCAGGCGCTGCCCGCCTCCAACGTCTACTACTCACCCGACACCGGCAAGGTCCTGGAGAAACAGCGGATCGACGCCGCCGGCACGGTCATCGAACGTCTCGTGACCGCCTACGACCGGCTGGGCCGTACGATCTCCTACACCGACGCCGACGGCGGGGTCACCACCACCGCCTACGACCTGCTCGACCGGCGGGTCAAGGTGACCGACACCGCTCCTTCCACGACGACGTACACCTACGACCACGCGAAGGAACCGCGCGGCCTGCCGGTCTCGCTGACCGACTCGGTGGCGGGCACGTTCACGGCGAGCTACGACGCCGACGGCGAACTGGCCGGCGGCGGCTTCCCCGGCGGGGTGCACCTGGCGGTCGTGGAGGACGAGATCGGTGCGGACGTCGGCCGCGTCTTCACCAAGGACGGCGTCGAGGGGCCGATCCTGGACGAACGGGTGCTGGAGTCGGTGCACGGGCAGTGGATCACCCACGCGCGCAGCGATTCCGGGGCCGACCGTGAGTACGGCTACGACAAGGCCGGGCGCCTGACCTCGGTCAAGGAGTCCGTCGGCGATCGCTGCACGCTGCGCAGGTATTCCGTCGACGACAACTCCAACCGGACCCGCCTCGCCGTGCAGGCGGCGGACCTGTCGTGCCCCGCCGCGGACGACGCAGCGGCCACGATCACGTCCTACGTCTACGACTCGGGCGACCGGCTGGTGGGCGACGGCATCGCGTACGACGCGCTGGGCCGCACCACGTCGCTGCCCGGCGGCCGGGTGCTCGAGTACCACGTCAACGACCTGGTCCACCGGCAGAAGGTCGGCTCCAGCACGATGACGTGGGCACTGGACGCGGCCGACCGCATCCGGTCCTTCACCACCGACACGGGGTCGGGACCCGCCACTACGGTGAACCACTACGGCTCGGACAGTGACTCTCCCGACTGGGTGAAGGAAGCCACCGGTGAGATCACCAGGAACGTGTCGGGCCTCGATGGCGACCTGGCGGCCGTCACCTCCGCGTCGGGGGCGGTTCGCTTGCAGCTCACGACGCTCCACGGGGACGTCGGTACCGAGCTGGAGCTGGGCACCGGCGTGGCGACCGTCGTGGACGCCGACGAGTACGGCGTCTCGAGGTCGTCCGCCCGCCGCTACGGCTGGCTCGGTGGCAAGCAGCGGTCAGCCGAGACACTCGACGGCGTCATGCTGATGGGCGTGCGGCTGTACGACCCGGCCCTGGGTCGCTTCCTGCAGCTCGACCCGGTGGAGGGAGGCAGCGCCAACGCCTACGAGTACTGCATGGCCGATCCGGTCAACTGCACCGACCTCGACGGCAAGTGGGCGTTCCTGGTTCGCCTCGGCGTCCAGGCCTGCATCCGCTGGTGCGCGCGGGGAGGCAGGGCCGCCTGGGGCGCCGCGCGGAAGTACGGGCCGAAGGCCTGGCGCTGGGGCAGCCGGTGGGGCCGCCGGGCCTACCGGGGCGCCTACCGGGTCGCACACTACGGCCGGGTCTGGACCAGCCGCGGCGGCTACATCGGCGGCGCTTCGGGTCTCGGCTACTGCGGGTACCGGCGAGCGTGGCGTAGCTGCCCGCGCTACTTCGCCTACGGCGCGGGCTGGGGCGCCTTCGGAGGAGCGTCCTATGGCACGTCCTACGGCCTCTACCGGGGAGCCCGTTACGGATACCGCGTCTACAAGAGATGGAGGCGCATTTTCCGCTGA
- a CDS encoding peroxiredoxin has product MKKGDLVEDFDLPDQHGARRSLSEFLATGPVVLFFYPGAMTSGCTKESCHFRDLGAEFSGLGAQRIGISHDHVAKQRTFSDLHGFDYPLLSDPTGEIADRFGVRRRLPIGPLRTRRMTFVIGTDRRILGVIHSETDMNAHAERALEILRE; this is encoded by the coding sequence ATGAAAAAGGGTGACCTGGTCGAGGACTTCGACCTACCTGACCAGCACGGGGCCAGGCGGAGCCTGTCGGAGTTCCTGGCCACGGGCCCGGTCGTGCTCTTCTTCTACCCCGGTGCGATGACGAGCGGCTGCACCAAGGAGTCATGTCATTTTCGCGACTTGGGCGCCGAGTTCTCTGGGCTGGGCGCGCAGCGGATCGGGATCAGCCATGACCATGTGGCCAAACAGCGCACGTTCTCCGACCTGCACGGATTCGACTATCCGCTGTTGTCCGACCCGACCGGGGAGATAGCCGATCGCTTCGGGGTGCGCAGGCGCCTACCGATCGGGCCGCTGCGGACCAGGCGAATGACCTTCGTGATCGGCACCGACCGCAGGATCCTGGGAGTGATCCACAGCGAGACGGACATGAATGCCCACGCTGAGCGGGCACTGGAGATCCTTCGCGAATAA
- a CDS encoding DUF11 domain-containing protein — translation MSSRLLGTFAGLLSLLAVSLVSGTAAQAIATRTITVTITHVECIDSCRNEGLEAAAEGPADLYAKVWINGQKQPPGSSDDDPSTPHEDDKSLVTPYWVLPAQVPDTVLNIPVSIQIWDHDSSSGDDLGDISPRNGDNTLDFRVDHLTGKWIDHTGNEDKVNWPQSCAVGDGDDDDEPRVKVCFDISIDSSNGDTDGDFLLDGWERWGYNADGDSTIDVDLPAMGANFRRKDLYLEIDCLFGANHNHCPVQGAVQTVVQSFADAPVLNADGSSGIQLHVDMGNFYGQAAGVATNVPRAGGGAVGTFGNYGGGGNQINEATNMVVDWDGAPGQPATNFFTLKNMNPARDFVFRYALSGHQTNARAAANDCTSGQAKGIPGVNFMVTLGGTNAAGNACWGTNASGQSVGTQDQQAGTLMHEFGHVLGLQHGGRDEFNNKPNYLGVMNYTFQACGVTAVPAAGLPGGCDYSRIALGPLNEVLPPGLDECMGIGIPALGGVDWNGVGGMTGASCAPATGNVSANINDDTSNDINNDGDQDPGEPPLLSRLDSFEDWNRLFYGFRTIENFRTAGAPVQDEPDPHTVEAARDNLATLVKPELKVDVTGPADATPGDTLTYTTSLDNPGRGPSLRTRLGSENVDTVVAGGSVSRTETVEVPCDTADGTVLTRSASAGGEDMLGNRVSGSDSLSTTVHAPRLTVGKTATATVNAGEAITYRIAYENTGSGDASGVTVTDVLPADVYYSKALDTGAGPQPSTVVRNADGTTTLTWRIGAAARGSGEKTIEYTARPSLLFLPGDELTNSATLTFTNQNDCTYEPVKASAATKITEVPATRNPRSQGYWKTHQGEWTSEILARIQATDQRFDTGTDGALSEPEVTAVFAPGDPHASILRVQLLGTYFNLAARKINASTVIRSETADRHNLHNVRGAALFGIRTLALPVSGNTGIYSDAIRVLDEINNNRSEVY, via the coding sequence ATGAGCAGCAGACTCTTAGGAACTTTCGCCGGGCTTCTCAGCCTGCTGGCGGTGAGTCTTGTCTCGGGCACAGCGGCCCAGGCCATCGCCACACGAACCATCACCGTCACCATCACCCACGTCGAATGCATCGACAGCTGCAGGAACGAAGGGCTGGAAGCCGCAGCAGAGGGCCCGGCCGACCTCTACGCCAAGGTTTGGATCAACGGGCAGAAACAGCCGCCGGGAAGCAGCGATGACGATCCCTCAACGCCGCACGAGGACGACAAGTCACTCGTCACACCGTACTGGGTGCTGCCCGCGCAGGTGCCGGACACCGTGCTCAACATCCCCGTCAGCATCCAGATCTGGGACCACGACAGTTCCTCAGGCGACGACCTGGGCGACATCAGCCCACGCAACGGCGACAACACCCTCGACTTCAGGGTCGACCATCTCACCGGCAAGTGGATCGACCACACCGGTAACGAGGACAAGGTCAACTGGCCGCAGTCCTGTGCGGTCGGCGACGGCGACGATGACGACGAGCCCCGAGTCAAGGTGTGCTTCGACATCAGCATCGACTCCAGCAACGGCGACACCGACGGCGACTTCCTGCTCGACGGGTGGGAGCGGTGGGGTTACAACGCCGACGGCGACTCCACCATCGACGTCGACCTGCCCGCGATGGGCGCCAACTTCCGCCGCAAGGACCTCTACCTGGAGATCGACTGCCTGTTCGGCGCCAACCACAACCATTGCCCGGTCCAGGGCGCTGTGCAGACGGTCGTGCAGTCCTTCGCCGACGCGCCGGTGCTGAACGCCGACGGCTCATCAGGTATCCAGCTCCATGTCGACATGGGAAATTTCTACGGTCAGGCCGCAGGCGTGGCCACGAACGTGCCAAGAGCTGGAGGCGGTGCCGTCGGCACCTTCGGCAACTACGGCGGAGGCGGCAACCAGATCAACGAGGCGACCAACATGGTCGTGGACTGGGACGGCGCTCCAGGTCAGCCCGCGACGAACTTCTTTACCTTGAAGAACATGAACCCCGCCCGCGACTTCGTCTTCCGATATGCGTTGTCCGGCCACCAGACCAACGCTCGCGCGGCGGCCAACGACTGTACCTCGGGTCAGGCCAAGGGAATCCCCGGGGTCAACTTCATGGTCACGCTCGGCGGCACGAATGCGGCCGGGAACGCGTGCTGGGGGACCAACGCCAGTGGGCAGTCCGTCGGCACCCAGGACCAGCAGGCGGGCACGCTCATGCACGAGTTCGGCCACGTGCTGGGGCTGCAGCACGGCGGTCGCGACGAGTTCAACAACAAGCCCAACTACCTGGGCGTCATGAACTACACCTTCCAGGCGTGCGGTGTCACGGCCGTGCCCGCGGCCGGTCTGCCCGGCGGGTGCGACTACTCCCGGATCGCGCTGGGCCCCCTGAACGAGGTGCTTCCTCCCGGCCTGGACGAGTGCATGGGCATCGGCATCCCGGCTCTCGGCGGTGTCGACTGGAACGGCGTCGGCGGCATGACCGGTGCCAGTTGCGCACCCGCGACCGGGAACGTCTCGGCCAACATCAACGACGACACCAGCAACGACATCAACAACGACGGCGACCAGGACCCCGGTGAACCGCCGCTTCTCAGCCGCCTCGACAGCTTCGAGGACTGGAACAGACTCTTCTACGGCTTCCGTACGATCGAGAACTTCCGCACGGCCGGTGCGCCCGTGCAAGACGAGCCGGACCCGCACACGGTCGAGGCAGCACGGGACAATCTGGCCACGTTGGTGAAGCCAGAGCTCAAAGTCGACGTCACCGGACCGGCTGACGCCACTCCAGGTGACACGCTGACCTACACCACCTCGCTCGACAATCCCGGCCGCGGACCGTCGCTGCGGACTCGGCTGGGGTCTGAGAACGTGGACACGGTCGTCGCCGGCGGTTCCGTCTCGCGGACCGAGACCGTCGAGGTGCCGTGCGACACCGCTGACGGGACCGTTCTGACCCGCAGCGCGTCCGCCGGGGGCGAGGACATGCTGGGCAACCGGGTGTCCGGCTCGGACTCCCTGTCCACCACCGTCCACGCGCCACGTCTGACCGTAGGCAAGACCGCCACGGCCACGGTGAACGCGGGTGAGGCGATCACGTACCGGATCGCGTACGAGAACACGGGCAGTGGAGACGCCTCCGGGGTCACCGTCACCGACGTACTGCCCGCAGACGTCTACTACAGCAAGGCGCTGGACACCGGCGCGGGACCCCAGCCATCGACCGTGGTGCGCAACGCCGATGGCACGACCACGCTCACCTGGCGGATCGGTGCCGCAGCACGTGGCTCGGGAGAGAAGACGATCGAGTACACCGCCCGGCCCAGCTTGCTCTTCCTGCCTGGCGATGAACTCACCAACTCGGCGACCTTGACCTTCACCAACCAGAACGACTGCACCTACGAGCCGGTGAAGGCGTCGGCGGCCACCAAGATCACCGAGGTGCCCGCCACGCGGAACCCCCGGAGTCAGGGCTACTGGAAAACGCATCAGGGGGAGTGGACCTCCGAGATCCTGGCTCGGATCCAGGCGACCGACCAGCGCTTCGACACCGGAACCGACGGCGCGTTGTCGGAACCCGAGGTCACGGCGGTATTCGCGCCCGGCGACCCGCACGCGAGCATCCTGCGGGTTCAGCTTCTCGGTACGTACTTCAACCTCGCGGCTCGGAAGATCAACGCATCGACGGTCATCAGGTCCGAGACGGCCGATCGGCACAACCTTCACAATGTCCGTGGTGCCGCCCTGTTCGGGATACGCACGTTGGCGCTCCCGGTGAGCGGTAACACCGGCATCTACAGCGACGCGATCCGCGTCCTCGACGAGATCAACAACAACAGGAGCGAGGTGTACTGA
- a CDS encoding cation:proton antiporter, with protein MSYDNLLIVLAVAAGVPFLLATVPRLPVPGAVLEIVAGVILGPAVLNVVTADTAVQSLSIIGLGFLLFLAGLEIDIRQLRGPRAGLVSVGLVGTVALAAIVGWSLHAGGLVESPLLIGTALVATSLGLLVPILKDVGAIDRPVGQLTIGGASAGEISAVVLLSLFFSEHSSDPGSRLLLLLSLVGLAVLIVLASMQAGRSMWLSRAVEKLADTSAQVRVRLSMLLVVGLSAMALHLGFEAILGAFVAGAVLRLIDPEAQQTHPRFHIKLEGLGYGFLVPVFFVTSGIQFNLGALFADAGTVLRVPMFLAALLLVRGLPALAYRAAGLSRAEVMASGLLQATSLPVIVAAATIGLKLDAIRPENAAALVAAGLLSVVVFPLVAVRLLGRSHHPRRWRTIKSPSTGR; from the coding sequence ATGTCGTACGACAACCTGCTGATCGTGCTGGCGGTAGCCGCCGGCGTCCCGTTCCTTCTCGCCACGGTGCCCCGCCTACCCGTGCCCGGCGCCGTCCTCGAGATCGTGGCAGGTGTCATCCTTGGCCCGGCAGTGTTGAACGTGGTGACGGCGGACACTGCCGTCCAATCATTGTCGATCATCGGCCTGGGCTTCCTCTTGTTCCTGGCCGGACTTGAGATCGACATCCGACAACTGCGCGGTCCGCGGGCGGGACTGGTCAGCGTGGGTCTCGTCGGCACGGTCGCGCTGGCCGCGATCGTCGGCTGGTCCCTGCACGCAGGGGGGCTGGTCGAGAGCCCACTGCTGATCGGCACCGCTTTGGTGGCCACGTCACTGGGGTTGCTGGTTCCCATTTTGAAGGACGTCGGCGCGATCGACCGGCCGGTCGGCCAGCTGACCATCGGCGGGGCCTCGGCCGGTGAGATCAGCGCTGTGGTGCTGCTGTCGCTGTTCTTCTCCGAGCATTCGTCGGACCCGGGCTCCAGGCTGCTGCTGCTCCTCAGCCTCGTCGGGTTGGCGGTACTCATTGTGCTGGCGTCGATGCAGGCGGGGCGCTCCATGTGGCTGTCCCGAGCCGTGGAGAAGCTGGCGGACACGAGTGCGCAGGTCCGGGTCCGCCTGTCGATGCTCCTCGTCGTCGGGCTGTCTGCGATGGCCTTGCATCTCGGATTCGAGGCCATCCTCGGCGCCTTCGTCGCGGGAGCCGTGCTCCGGTTGATCGACCCCGAAGCGCAACAGACCCACCCGCGGTTTCACATCAAACTCGAGGGTCTGGGCTACGGATTTCTCGTCCCGGTGTTCTTCGTGACGAGCGGCATTCAATTCAATCTTGGCGCGCTGTTCGCCGACGCTGGCACGGTGTTGCGGGTGCCGATGTTCCTGGCCGCGCTTCTCCTGGTTCGCGGGCTTCCCGCACTGGCCTACCGCGCCGCCGGTCTCTCGCGCGCGGAGGTCATGGCCAGCGGACTCCTGCAGGCCACATCGCTGCCGGTGATCGTGGCCGCGGCAACGATCGGCCTGAAGCTGGACGCCATCCGTCCGGAGAACGCCGCCGCGCTGGTGGCGGCAGGCCTCCTGTCCGTGGTCGTGTTCCCCTTGGTGGCCGTGCGGCTGCTGGGCCGTTCCCACCACCCACGCCGGTGGCGCACGATCAAATCGCCCAGCACAGGGCGTTGA
- a CDS encoding cupin domain-containing protein — protein MSAEHMHHLENPNATKPPPRIELISSVPSPPPMPDNAEAMTILVTLPPGSEGNPPHRHTGPAFGYMIRGEMIFELEGEPQRVVKAGETFWEPGGDLIHYQDANNLPDAETEFVVTMFGVAGQPMLIPVSAEELEERRDRRAPRP, from the coding sequence ATGAGCGCCGAACATATGCACCACCTCGAGAACCCCAATGCGACTAAGCCGCCGCCGAGAATCGAACTCATCTCGTCGGTGCCGTCGCCGCCGCCGATGCCCGACAACGCCGAGGCGATGACCATCCTGGTCACTCTGCCGCCGGGCAGCGAGGGCAACCCGCCGCACCGCCACACCGGTCCCGCCTTCGGGTACATGATCAGAGGCGAGATGATCTTTGAACTGGAAGGCGAACCACAACGGGTCGTCAAGGCCGGAGAGACGTTCTGGGAGCCCGGCGGCGATCTCATCCACTACCAGGATGCCAACAACCTCCCGGACGCCGAAACGGAATTCGTCGTCACGATGTTCGGTGTGGCCGGGCAGCCGATGCTCATCCCGGTGAGCGCGGAAGAACTCGAAGAGCGTCGGGACCGCCGGGCGCCTCGCCCATAA